The following are from one region of the Bradyrhizobium sediminis genome:
- a CDS encoding DUF1214 domain-containing protein: protein MLPSRSIELLQEDERDECRARHKPESDSRHARGPADLYIQKDSPGKDKESNWLPSPSGDFVLMMRPYWPSEKKPSLIDGSWKIPAMKKVP, encoded by the coding sequence ATGCTTCCAAGTCGATCGATCGAACTTTTGCAAGAAGATGAAAGGGATGAATGTCGTGCACGTCACAAGCCTGAATCGGATTCTCGGCATGCTCGCGGTCCGGCCGATCTCTACATCCAGAAGGATTCACCGGGCAAGGACAAGGAATCCAACTGGCTTCCGTCTCCATCGGGCGATTTCGTGCTGATGATGCGGCCTTACTGGCCGAGCGAGAAGAAGCCCTCGCTCATCGATGGATCGTGGAAGATTCCGGCGATGAAGAAAGTCCCGTGA